One window of Chroococcidiopsis sp. TS-821 genomic DNA carries:
- a CDS encoding AI-2E family transporter — protein MKFGQWLGLLIFAIALYILWQIRQVVLLIFASVVLATVLNRVVRSIQRYRINRGIAIAMTMTVLLALIAGFFAVIVPRIIDQLKELVALVPAISDRIRIWYNWLQTVVPGQVFEEVNLLNNLAGQLQTLLAQILGNVLLLVNISLTAILSFLLFFVVTIMLLADPAPYRRILILTFPAFYRRRVDQILRECEAALIGWIRGTLITMCFVALFSFVGLSVLRVPLPLVNAALAGILEFIPNIGPTLSVFPPALLALLDAPWKAVAVIGLYVVIQQVESLILVPLIMQQEVSLLPVFTILAVVVFAGFFGFLGLFLAIPLLIVTQIWLKEVLVKDVLDQWRGKAPSDRKAYLSSVDDTKLDV, from the coding sequence GTGAAGTTCGGGCAATGGCTTGGTTTACTCATCTTCGCGATCGCGCTTTATATTCTATGGCAAATTCGGCAAGTCGTTTTGCTGATATTTGCTTCTGTTGTTCTCGCAACAGTTTTAAATCGCGTTGTGCGCAGTATCCAGCGCTATCGCATCAATCGAGGTATAGCTATTGCCATGACCATGACGGTCTTGTTGGCTTTGATTGCTGGCTTTTTTGCGGTGATCGTGCCAAGGATCATTGACCAATTAAAAGAACTCGTAGCACTCGTACCAGCAATCTCTGACCGAATCAGAATATGGTACAACTGGCTGCAAACTGTCGTTCCTGGGCAAGTGTTCGAGGAAGTCAATTTACTTAATAACCTTGCAGGACAACTGCAAACCTTACTAGCTCAAATCCTCGGCAATGTTTTGCTCTTAGTCAACATTTCACTGACGGCTATTTTAAGCTTTTTGCTGTTTTTCGTTGTCACGATCATGTTGCTTGCCGATCCTGCACCGTATCGCCGCATTTTGATTTTGACTTTTCCAGCGTTTTATCGGCGGCGCGTCGATCAAATTCTGCGCGAGTGTGAAGCTGCACTCATAGGCTGGATCAGAGGGACTTTAATTACAATGTGCTTTGTAGCTTTATTCAGCTTTGTGGGATTATCAGTGCTTAGAGTACCGCTGCCACTCGTCAATGCGGCTTTAGCAGGCATACTTGAATTTATTCCTAATATTGGACCTACTCTGAGCGTCTTTCCACCAGCTTTACTTGCCTTACTCGATGCGCCTTGGAAAGCAGTTGCTGTGATTGGCTTGTATGTTGTTATTCAACAGGTTGAAAGTTTGATTCTCGTGCCGCTGATTATGCAGCAAGAAGTTTCGCTACTGCCAGTGTTTACAATTTTAGCAGTGGTAGTTTTTGCCGGTTTTTTTGGTTTTTTAGGTTTATTTCTGGCAATTCCGCTGTTGATTGTGACGCAAATTTGGCTCAAAGAAGTTTTGGTAAAAGATGTATTGGATCAATGGCGAGGTAAAGCGCCCAGCGATCGCAAAGCGTATTTGTCGAGTGTCGATGATACTAAGCTTGACGTATGA